In Plasmodium vinckei vinckei genome assembly, chromosome: PVVCY_13, a single genomic region encodes these proteins:
- a CDS encoding zinc finger protein, putative yields the protein MYINRNPNINNNKKYDALKYEDEKETFGDKSKYINVSYHIRKLFSYCDADILRIENNLIIYNSIIDNIKKNGNRLIKKEIEKIIREKEENKNYCLKDDMKEEYKIVNFDLKKVELDFKFIECSLCFELIKIICIQECNHTYCFLCFYRLLYMQIKENNYENNDNINNNATGQNALNNTRSNSYINSRSYSYRDRGRNRNYDESYHQNNRTNIQNDKFNYAFDKEKIKCPFCKERNEYIFFCLNNFYTYFTYNNLLQTLLEPDEVDMLAGDIENKNINESEIVGKQLKFSGSLEKNQINDKRESIDNISIEIDEQNIIKKYSSDICKEIEDIEEIEKLTSKNDDDIQKEQADLLEKNKLKKIFSSHYDDIIILRNILKKDPKSNEDTTKSAKKGENMYLFNHYEKYIKRKKDKTKYILNGCVNSLKRYAFFSKIFVDTEKKIFYEYYYIYSLSTLLTSYACLLTPCIDYWVKVQNKKVEKFKLNNSHKINKYFEYIYIYNKQNLLRKKNDSIYDKYHQYTRDAHNISELESESTDHYFNVIDIFYKTCFTNLDNITNLKHLNKYCYTRLSELCKHLSEHKKTYCDICVGNNDNNFLFEYNIFLKKNVKAHIEYGEQISENKYKIRHIYCHICSYYLYDFDTYMSHINKYHFFCKFCFNKKNPEIKGVEKNEIDDIVYYDQLHLHVYKDYDNLFAHYKKKHHPCLYEQCIFVVFDNRMDLCLHLAEKHEEKGSKRNKIAFSIGGASYNEIRNSANNNSSNRGRNNTYNDRNDYRNNINIIQLNNEKGNSNICENEEDNNREKIDINNYKCIYDFKSFSDSWYFEYFIEIKMINFVEYFKNKKTIFLQIMKKDLESIVNILDILTKNNNDFYLSNEEIIDLTKSVIDTDFGTEHKKNNFFIFKIFFDGIIEKIDYLLYNKEDLEKHYLNLFFNIIIYRSFILYYSFFFMHVSEKKTILGKINNSTNSNKNKKNANNSNEKKEKNDAIYNYNNNKSMVNLRHKFENATKININELSKYGFLYLTFLFFKIENNALEKVYTNIKSIYTLCNNTWKDIEAINKRITLACESVTNSKNGKNKSNDNSLISSVNKKGSNTTPIKCSSEKNNNNVKGKEKLTSLFDVINSKNNIMELENISNLIKKSFKNKNPNNIIINHIYDQKWDICKKVSFDMLYCIDPNLNLVSFFYLFISNYLSAYQKDPCINKFLNISNENKKNILKKIALDVDLTSLTTISKDLSNFVNARALEECLSTGPEYYRIRKDIEFILRNRNTNNVVNNGSNYNRSSNTYRGSEKYKNIEDQKISSNLYDTSLSLRNRFLNIIKSSRINELYYIYFYVSSIINTTNTNKNSDIQKNEEFPSLASNNNDDRTSSIATISRFNINNSNNANLKGSNASNPLSTNGKRNKIGSNNSTKLNNEDKNINSYKQKVENNKNTSLNSKGGVLDVEYPPLPKQKTEDDTFPFLISSNNKTKSKDNKSGALNKDITLNWKKKESNTSKNKGKEEEKKNDKKNDKKTNNATTGLTSLSSNKTGKNKTDKNDISNFYKSFNIDEFPAPSLLADQKKLLEENSKKKKKKKKENNNDNNSDNKYFYSSDDNILSNSKSSSKKKKNVTIPDSNITYTIKKSNKVKCCSMCTYENPYERKRCELCENPL from the exons atgtatataaaccGAAAtccaaatattaataataacaaaaagtATGATGCTTTGAAATATGAAGATGAAAAAGAGACATTCGGAGATAAATCGAAATATATTAACGTTTCATATCatataagaaaattatttagtTATTGTGATGCAGATATATTAagaattgaaaataatttgattatatataatagtataattgataatataaaaaaaaatggaaatagattaataaaaaaagaaatcgaaaaaataatacgagagaaagaagaaaacaaaaattattgttTAAAAGATGATATGAAAGAAGAATACaaaattgttaattttgatttaaaaaaagttgaacttgattttaaatttattgaatGTAGTTTATGTTttgaattaattaaaattatatgtatcCAAGAATGTAATCACACATATTGTTTCTTATGTTTTTATCgactattatatatgcaaattaaagaaaataattatgaaaataatgataatattaataataatgcaaCAGGGCAAAATGCTCTAAATAATACTAGAAGTAATAGCTATATTAATTCAAGAAGTTATTCCTACAGGGATAGGGGTAGAAACCGAAATTATGATGAGTCTTATCATCAAAATAACAGaacaaatatacaaaatgacaaatttaattatgcatttgataaagaaaaaattaaatgccCTTTTTGTAAAGAAcgaaatgaatatatatttttttgtctaaacaatttttatacatattttacataCAATAATTTGCTTCAGACCTTGTTAGAACCTGATGAGGTAGATATGCTAGCAGGagatattgaaaataaaaatataaacgaATCTGAAATTGTAGGAAAACAACTTAAATTTAGTGGAAGCCTTGAAAAGAATCAAATCAATGATAAAAGGGAATCAATAGATAATATAAGCATTGAAATAgatgaacaaaatattataaaaaaatatagtagTGATATATGTAAAGAGATTGAAGATATTgaagaaatagaaaaattaacatcaaaaaatgatgacGATATACAAAAAGAACAAGCTGatttattagaaaaaaataaattaaaaaaaatattttcatcacattatgatgatattattattttaagaaatatattaaagaaGGATCCCAAATCAAATGAAGATACAACAAAAAGTGCAAAAAAAGGggaaaatatgtatttgtttaatcattatgaaaaatatataaaaaggaaaaaagataaaactaaatatattcttaaTGGATGTGTTAATTCTTTAAAACGATATGCATTTTtctcaaaaatatttgtagatacagaaaaaaaaatattttatgaatattattatatatatagtttatCAACACTTTTAACGAGTTATGCTTGTTTGTTAACTCCTTGTATTGATTATTGGGTAAAagtacaaaataaaaaagtcgaaaaatttaaattaaataatagtcataaaataaataaatattttgaatatatatatatttataataaacaaaatttattacgtaaaaaaaatgattcaATATATGATAAGTATCATCAATATACTAGAGATGCTCATAATATAAGTGAGCTTGAATCGGAGTCGACAGACCATTATTTTAATGTTatagatattttttataaaacatgttttacaaatttagataatataacaaatttaaaacatttaaataaatattgttaCACCAGATTAAGTGAATTATGTAAACATTTGTCAgaacataaaaaaacatattgtGATATATGTGTAggaaataatgataataattttttatttgaatataatatttttttaaaaaaaaatgttaaagcCCATATTGAATATGGAGAACAAATttcagaaaataaatataaaataagacATATTTATTGCCATATATGTTcgtattatttatatgactttgatacatatatgagtcatataaataaatatcacttcttttgtaaattttgttttaataaaaaaaacccTGAAATTAAAGGAGTcgagaaaaatgaaatcgACGACATTGTCTACTATGATCAGCTTCACCTTCAC gtTTACAAGGATTACgataatttatttgcacactataaaaaaaaacatcaCCCATGCCTGTACGAGCAATGTATATTTGTTGTGTTTGACAATAGAATGGATTTATGCCTACATTTAGCAGAAAAACATGAAGAAAAGGGTAGCAAACGAAACAAAATAGCGTTTTCCATTGGTGGAGCATCCTATAATGAAATACGAAATAgtgcaaataataatagtagcAATCGTGGTagaaataatacatataatgaTCGAAATGATTATAGaaacaatattaatattattcagttaaataatgaaaaagggaattcaaatatatgtgaaaatgaagaagataataatagagaaaaaatagatataaataattataaatgtatttatgATTTTAAAAGTTTTTCTGATTCTTGgtattttgaatattttattgaaataaaaatgataaattttgtagaatattttaaaaataaaaaaacaatttttttacaaattatgaaaaaagatTTAGAATcaattgtaaatattttagacattctaacaaaaaataacaacgatttttatttatcaaatgaagaaataattGATTTGACAAAAAGTGTTATAGATACTGATTTTGGAACAgaacacaaaaaaaataatttttttatttttaaaatattttttgatggcataatagaaaaaattgattatttattatataataaagaagatTTAGAGaaacattatttaaatctattttttaatattattatatatagatctttcatattatattattcattcttttttatgCACGTAAGTGAAAAGAAAACGATACTAGGGAAAATTAATAACAGTACAAATagtaacaaaaataagaaaaatgcTAACAATTCAAatgaaaagaaagaaaaaaatgatgccatatataattataataataataaaagtatgGTTAATTTAAGacataaatttgaaaacgccacaaaaattaatattaacgAATTAAGTAAGTATgggtttttatatttaacatttttattttttaaaattgaaaataatgcatTAGAAAAAGTATACACTAATATAAAGAGTATATATACCTtatgtaataatacatGGAAAGATATTGAAGCTATTAATAAACGAATTACACTAGCATGTGAAAGTGTTACTAATtctaaaaatggaaaaaataaaagtaatgataattcattaattagtagtgtaaataaaaaaggcaGCAATACTACACCAATAAAATGTAGcagtgaaaaaaacaataataatgtaaaaggaaaagaaaaacTGACTTCCCTTTTTGATGTTATAAattctaaaaataatataatggaacttgaaaatatttcgaatttaataaaaaaatcttttaaaaataaaaatccaaataatattataataaatcatatttatgATCAAAAATGGGATATTTGCAAAAAAGTTTCTTTTGACATGTTATATTGTATAGAcccaaatttaaatttagtttcatttttttatttatttataagtaATTATTTATCAGCATATCAAAAAGATCCatgtattaataaatttttaaatatatctaatgaaaataaaaaaaacatactAAAAAAGATTGCCCTTGATGTAGATTTAACATCACTAACTACGATATCGAAAGACCTTAGCAATTTTGTAAATGCACGAGCATTAGAAGAATGTTTATCAACAGGCCCTGAATATTACAGAATTAGAAAAGATATAGAATTTATACTGAGGAATagaaatacaaataatgtTGTAAACAATGGTAGTAATTATAATAGATCTTCAAATACATATAGAGGAtcagaaaaatataaaaatatagaagatCAAAAAATTAGTTCCAATTTATATGATACATCATTATCTTTAAGAAAtcgttttttaaatattattaaaagttCAAGAATTAATGaactatattatatatatttttatgtctcttctattattaatacaacaaatacaaataaaaatagtgataTACAAAAGAATGAAGAATTTCCATCTCTTGCTTCTAACAATAATGACGATCGAACCTCTAGTATCGCTACTATATCTcgttttaatataaacaacTCAAATAATGCAAATCTCAAGGGAAGTAATGCTAGTAATCCTTTATCTACAAATGGAAAGCGTAATAAAATTGGAAGTAATAATAGTACCAAATTAAACaatgaagataaaaatattaattcttATAAGCAAAAagttgaaaataataaaaatacatcaTTGAATTCAAAAGGTGGGGTCCTTGATGTAGAGTACCCTCCTTTACCAAAACAAAAAACCGAGGACGATacttttccttttttaataagcagtaacaataaaacaaaaagtaAGGACAATAAATCGGGAGctttaaataaagatatcACATTgaattggaaaaaaaaagaatcgaatacttcaaaaaataaggGGAAAgaggaagaaaaaaaaaatgataaaaagaatgataaaaaaactaaTAATGCAACCACAGGTTTAACGTCTTTAAGCTCTAATAAAactggaaaaaataaaacagataaaaatgatatttccaatttttataaatcttTTAATATAGATGAATTTCCAGCTCCATCTCTTCTCGCTGATCAGAAGAAATTACTTGAAGAAaatagcaaaaaaaaaaagaaaaaaaaaaaagaaaataataacgaTAATAATAGTGACAATAAATACTTTTATTCATCTGACGATAACATACTTAGTAATAGTAAATCAtcatcgaaaaaaaaaaaaaatgttactATACCAGACAgtaatattacatataccataaaaaaaagtaataaagtCAAATGTTGTAGTATGTGTACTTATGAAAATCCTTATGAAAGGAAAAGATGTGAGTTATGCGAAAATCCTTTATGA